A stretch of DNA from Odontesthes bonariensis isolate fOdoBon6 chromosome 2, fOdoBon6.hap1, whole genome shotgun sequence:
ACATAGTGTTTTCCTTGTCCCAGTTATACTCTTCTTCTTGGGTGCTTCGTGTTGGTGGTTCCCCTCCCCCACCCAGCCAACCCTCTTGTAGCCCCCTTCCCCCTGCATTTCTGCTCTGTACTTTGCCCAAATAGGCTGACAGCAGACTTAATTTCACTGGATTCTTTTACACCAATAAACACATGtatgtgacaaaaaaaatactttattcctTGTTGCATGTAAACGGGGAATATGTATTAAGTATAGTCTACTACCAGCCCATGTAAACATCATTGCAATATTGTCCCTGCACAGTGATTACAAAGCTTTGAAATTGTGTATCTAGGAAAAGAGTATTTTAGGGCCCTTACAACTTTGATGTTATTATGTATATGTTTacaatttgtttttgttgcttgttAGGTCCTCATCAAATATGGGAATGAGGAGAGAAAATTCATGTGCCAAGAAGATGTTGCTGGAGTCATTGAAAACTTGGCCAAAAGAAATTTTCAAAGAGCTGCCCATCTGATTTCCGCAAATAAGGACCTGATGGAGGAGGTGAAATCAGCTGTTCTGCAAGTGATTGATGGAGAATGTCAGAACCTGTGCAGTAGGAAGAACAATTTCATGCTGTGGAGATCAGAGGCAACTGACCTGGTGGATTTTTctttcaaagcacttcatgatgatCTGAAGCGACTGTCCCCCTTCTTGCTGGGCATAATTTCCACCATCGCCAAAGACTCAGCACCCCATATTTGTACTGCTGCATCAGTAGCATTAAGGGGAAGATGTCCAGGTTTGTCAGCATTGTCCTACTATGTTGATATGGTGCTGATGTATGGTGGGGCAAAAAAGTCTGCATTTACACGTTTGGCCAAACTGGGAATATCAACCGTACACCAGAGTGCAGTGACGAAGCAGAAAAAGATGGCTAAACTCTGCAATCTTCCAGTTTCATCACTGAAAAGAGACTTGGAAGATTTCTTCATCTCAGAGTCCCAAGTCCCAGTCCTCACTGAAGACCAAAGCAATATTGGTGATGCCAGAGATTTCACTTTCACCACATTCTCAGATGATGAAATGGCAAGCTTGAGTGTTGCGCCTCTTCCACAGTCACCCCTACCTCAAACATACTCCATCATCTTTGATAACTTGGACTTTTTCATTCACACTCATCATCAGTCTGCCAAAAACACGAACAAATCAATACACTGGATTCATCATATGTGTGTTGTAGACCGAGTCCCTTCACTTCACCTGGACAACAAGAAACCAGAGTACTGCTTGTCAGACTACAACCTTTCCAAGTCACTACCAGGCCCAGACACCCAGGCACACATGCGCCGCGAGTTTGTGATTTTGGGAAGCCGTCTGCTGACAAACTACCTGGATGCATTCAAGCCCCTCGCCAGTGTAGTTGTAAACCATATTCCACACCAATATTCTGAGGAAATGGCCAAGCCCTCAACCCATGTAAGTATATTTTCCTTAAAATAAAGCTTATTATTTTTTGATAAATCACAATGTAAGGCTGTCACACAATTATACTGTAAGTGGCATATTTCGAGCTTTTGTcacatgtcttttttttgtattgttttttttggggaaaaaaagtaccCACTAGGTCTTCTCTTCAAGAACGAGAACCAAACGAGTGACTTGATGGATGTTCTACGGCACCTTCAGAACGAGTAAGTGGGATGCCTTTGTGATTATTTGGGCCCATGTCCCATACATGCATTTGATGTAGTCCTcaactgaaaagctttcatgttAATCATCAAAAATTAAATCTTAAACTATACCAAAGAAATAGTATGGTCTTGTTTGACTTGCTGCATTGTCTAACTCATCTGTAGGTATGCACCCAGAACACCAGATGGCCTGGAGAAGGTGTTGGTTGGGGGTGACCGGCTCACAGAGGCTAACAGCAGGAACATCCAGCTAAATGTTGCAGAAGGAGAAACGGTGGAAGAGCGCCTGGAAGGACTTTTCCTGAAATTTGAGGATTGGCACGCTGTAAAAAATCTCTTTGAGGTGTGTTTCACATTCACTGACTTGTTAGCAATTATATTACTATgaatactatttttttttaaatttctgacATTTTGTATTACAGATTTATCATAAAATATTCTTCAAAGAGACTTCAGCCAAAGACCATGGCACACTTGTGTCAAACATGAATCTTTTAAGGTAAAGCACTTGCCTTGTCTATGTATCTTTCAGATTAATTTCATATGGTCAGTATCTTGTGTTCCAATGAGTACAATAACCAATTATCCATGTTTATAATTTACAATAGTAATAGTTCAGCAGGATCGCATTCAATTTATGGTCACACGTGTGTGAGGGGTGTGATGGGCACTGGGAATCTCTCGGCCAAGGTGGTCATGGGCACGACACATGGAGACGACACCACCACCATCAGATTTCCTGGGAGAACAACATTTGAGAAGGGTTCCAAGGCAGCCATGAAGTTGACTTTCACAACCCACCCCCGCCTAACCATCAGAAGTGGATCCGGCATTTCGACATCGGAGACTTTCTCCCTTATGCAAACACGTCCAACAGAGCGACACTCAAACTGATAAAAAAATTAGTGATTATGAAAATGGCAAACATTTCATATGTTGTTGTACTAATGCAGACATTAATTTACAGGTGCAGCAATGCCAAAAAGGGACCACATCCAGCGTACAATGCTTATAAAGAATTTGTGCGCATGGACACCACAGCTCTATTCCTTGCGGCAGCGATGGAGCATTTGCAGTTGGAGGATCCCACAGGTTTGTAACGTTTTTGTAAAAGCATAATTCTTGTAtttctaattattttttattattttcatttaaactaCAAACTCTACTCTCCTCTTTCATGTCTATCTACTGCTCTAATGCCCTAAATGTATGATGCTTaaacatttttctctctgtttcagcAACTCCAGAAGGGTTTATACCTGAGAACATTCAACTTGGCTCAGTGGAACTGAAGAGGACTTGGCTTCATGATACTGTGGCAGATGTCATCACAGAGTTCATCTCCACAGACATCACCGACCTGTCGACCAAGATCACCAATGCTGCCAGGGCCGCATCAGCAGAAAAGGAGCGGCTCCCTTGTCGTGAGCCTGGCTGCAAAAGGGAGTTTACGTACCAAAAGGCCCGAACAACCCATGAAGCCAAAGTCCATGGTCTTGATGCGTCTGACACGGTTGCGGAGTCCTCTTCCAGTACCAGTTTGGACTGTAAGAAGCAGCATACAGAGGCCAGACTATGGTTTGGGCTTCTACTGGCTGACTTCCTAGATGCCATTAAAGAGGGAGATGGTGAGCGCCTGATGCGGTTGTATAAGGTGGCACTTTTAATCTTCAAGACCTACAACCACTCACAGTATGCTTACAGCACTTTACTATTAACTGTGCAACTGAATGAGACACAGTCTCCTCGGGTGGTTCATAGCCTCACATGGAACCGCTTCTGGAACAGAAGAGGTGGCAGGGGGAACAATGTCCCACTTGACATTCACCTAGAGCACCTCAACAATTTCCTCAAATCCTTTTTGAGGAACAAAGGCTCCAATTTGACAGAGGACACCTCAGACAGGGTGAGTAGGTCAATTGGGGTCATAAATTCGCTGCTGAAGACCACTGACAGGGAGCTGAATGTGAGTCGCCCAAGTGGCAGCCATGCCCCTGCTCAAGCCACAAgggacattttaactttggtgGATGTCTTCAAGAGGGAAGAACTGTTCCGGAAGCAACCAGGCAGACATTTCACAGCCTTCCCAAATTTTGACAGGAACATTCTGGACAAGGTCAAGTTTGACTTCTTATGGCAATGGATGCGCTCAAAGCTCAACGAGTTTCGGTCACTTCCTCTCTGAAGCGCACAGCTATGGTGGAAAACTAGGCCAATGCCCTATGTAAATATTCATGTAAATATCTGAATGTAAATAGTTTGATGTTATGTACATATGCACTTTATTCCTTTGATTATTGCACAAACCAgtactttctttttattgttgtttttattaatgttttatcTGTCTCTCCCACTGTTCATTGTTTATAGAAGTGTTTGAAATATTTATTGTTATGCACATACTTACTGCTGATCATTCACAGCATTACCTTTGCACTGCTACAGTTTTTTCTTAAATAACCATTCCATATGTTATCAGCACATCTTATGTTGTTGTCAAATGTTGGtccatttattttattcttgcaCTCCCATGTCCATTTGCCTTACATTTATGCACTAGCAGCAAAAGTATTCCTTCATCCTGGTTCATAGGGTCAGTCCCTGCACTATCAATGCAAGCTTGTCATGCACTCAGCCATGGGTGCTGTTATGTGAAACCGGCTCAGGGttgtaaatagttttttttaataactttttCCAATGACAATTTATTTACAATATGTATAATTACAATAAAGAACACCTTTTTATGATATGTCTTGCACCTTTTTTTATATGCAATTCAAGGGAaaaattgaattattttttttgtagaattgtttgtttatttacaaTGAAGTAGTTGTAATGTAATTTCCACAGGAAACACCACATCTGAAGTGAGCACTTAACATGTGCAGAGCAAGAAggtaaacaaacaggaaaaaaagtacATTGTTCACCAACAATCAGTAGTCAGATTCAGAGCTGACCTGGCTTCTTGATGCATCACTTAAGTCGTCATCATCAAAATAGTTGCGAAAGTAAAGGTCTGGCTCACAGAAACTATCAACCAAACCAGATTGCACATCTAGATCAAAATCACCAAAAACATCAGCAATGATTTTCAAAATTTCTTTAGCATGTTCCAATCTGAAAACAGGCAAATTGTTCATGATGTAGGCAAGGTCAAAGATATGTTCACAATGACTTAACACTGCATGCACTAGCTCTTGGCTGAATCCGGTGCAAGCTGCAAATGAGGTGACAAGGTGTGGAGAGGAGTTAATCAACTTAACCCTGTATTCATCCAGCAAATCAGCAATGGCAGATTTGTCTTTGTCATTCACCGTTCTGGATCTCAGGCtaacttgtttgttttctaaCTGTTGCTCATAGTATGGAGTGGGCTCTGTACATATCCCAGAGGAACAAGCACAAACAGTGTGACAAAAAGTACAACAGAGATGACCTGGATTGACATTGGTTGGTTCCTCTTCAAAATGTGTGTAGAGGTATTTCCTAACACAGCAATTTTTGACATGGAGGAGTTGTGTGACCTCTTTATCAACATTTATGTACCGGCGGTTGTCATAAAGGATTGCATGTGCTTGCTGACCTTGTCTCCCTGCCCTTCCCACCTGTTGCACTATGGTCTCTAAGTCTCCTGGAGCCCCAAACATCACAATGTGCGATACATTAGGGAAATTCAAACCCATACCTAAAGCTGTAGTGGCCACAACCACGCGACAATTCCCTTCCCCTCTCAATGAGGACAGAACCCTGTCCTTGTATTTCTGCAGTGTCTTACTGTGGAACATTCCAATGAGGAGGTTCTCTGCTTTTCGGTCTGGATCACCATCTACCCATGCCTGACTTTGCAGTTCAGCTTTTAGGTAACCAAAAACCTTTCCTACAAGCTGCATGGTTGGGCAGTAGATCAGCACTGGTTGCATAGTTGTTCCCTTATCTACCACACACCTAACAATCCAGTCTAGACAGTTAATTCCGTCTCTAGGAACCCGGCATATTCCGAGACGTATGTTTGTCTTGTTGGGGCTTGCAATAATGTGGATTGCATTGTCCATTTGAAGAATTTTAGTGACCCGGCTTCTTGACTGAATGTCTGCAGAAGCGGTCAGTGCCAAAAAGGGTGTACCTAAAATGtacaaaagaaataaacataGTTAACACACTGCCATTATCATAACTATCATACTAAATGAGTAATTGTGGAATCAAggagttttatttgtcacatgcataTGTTTACTGGTGAAAAAAATCCAGTGACATTAGTGTCAGCCTATTTGTAGTACAGTATACAAATGCAGTAAGAAGGGGGCTACAAGAGGGTTGACAGGGTGGGGGCAGGGAACCATCAACAAGGAACAGTGAATGCAAATGAACAAGCAAAGCGTGGGGGTGGAACATAGTCTTACTGGCCTACAAAGACATTGTAATAGTATATCAAGTACATATTTCCCAACATTAGAAGACAGggaaacatttatttcaacgtACCAGCTTTAGCGATGGATCTCAGCTCACCCAGTTTGGAAAAACTCTCTCTAAATGGATTGTCACCTTTAGCAGCTTGACCCCTGGGAGGGAGGAAGAGTAAGACAGAAAATGTATCCTCAGTGGGAAATTCATGTTCATGGTAACTTATGGATTAGATCATATATAGGCCTAGAAACTGCACATGCATAGGCCTACGTGAATGTATGTGTACACACCctatgagtgtgagtgtgtgtgtgtgtgtatgtttgtttgcGTGTGCATAGCCTACCCTACATACAAGCATTATACCTAGCCTACAACACACAAGGCACAACTCATTATTTTAGCAATGTAATTGCAATCTAAATAATAATCAAACTTTTTACAGTTAACCACAACACTGTGCATGCTATGCAGACTCACCATTTGTATGTCACATGAGCCTCGTCCACGACAATACTGACAAGgttttgttgataaatccgTGTGTTGAGCATCCTTTGCCATTTCGAATTTAGGAGCCACGCTTCGGGACTACCAAAAACAAGTGAGAAATGTCCCGCAAGGATCTGCTGCTCGTCATCAACACCGAGTTGACCCGCACGTACTCCAAGTTTCCTGGCCTCTCTCACCTGGTCTTCCATAAGTGCGAAAAGCGGGCACACGACAATGGCTATTGTATTCGGTCTCCCCAGTCTCTCCAGTACTaacggtaccatttgataaatcaaacttttcccaaagccagttggaaggagagctacgacatctttgccactaacaaagttgacgaggcattcctcttgctcttgttttaattgtataatgctctccagagttgagacaacttcatggatagcttttAGCGTatcttcttccgtcgccatgtttatttccgctgcggttgaactacaattgcatggactacaatggactccgcgcgtgagttctgcgtcaccactcgcaactgtttgctgattggcaaaacactgagcgaaccgaggtcggggcatttggccagactatgtgcggagccaaaatctttgggcggaagtacgtaggatggcttTGCCAGGCTACCCCAGACCCCCCACACAAATGAAGTGTCCCTCAAACTTAGTTGGTGGTGGAGTGGCAAattatgtccccaccaatgtcaacacCATTATTACGCCCTTGCAGCAGAGTGTCTAATCCCTCTCTGATTGTTGATTTGCTGGAAACGGCTTGTCATTACGTCAGTCGGTACGTCAGTGACGTTGGTTTGCCAAGGCGAAATCTGATTGGTAACGCAGCGCTGTCTCACTACAGCAATGTAGTGTTATTCGATTCAAGCGAATTTAGGATTTGCCATGTCTAAATAGTCACCCTAAAATCGACTagaatggaagaaattgcatttaagaaatgcaaaattttctagaggaaggccccacactctgcactattgtatattcataaaatgtatacatgtatctacatcatatctacacagatatatatatatctgtactgtggaacaacttctgagatgcgtgtcgcgaaccgacccgctgagatctcactccaaggtttttggaaaagttggcaaccctggctatattctacatgtttttttatgaatttttatgttgtagagttgtgaaattattttatcaatggagaaattgagcagccttgctttgttgtctacagtagtagatcaaccctcatcttactttgaagctcccagctccctgaagtgacgtcgacgcagctttagctgcagagaagctatcaggcttgtgttgataataattaactcctggactattttcaaacttccaaatgcatcgtttggtgagtacagaccatatttgtactactgtagaagtttggtgtcatggcatgtgattttagtgtggtaattttggagatacggaccaggatccattaacccttgtacgaagctattcgggataactcagtaactcagctgattttcagccaatatcgaaaaaactgcgggtgggctacttggctggatatc
This window harbors:
- the LOC142398626 gene encoding uncharacterized protein LOC142398626, encoding MDMDKFCEWKKQETSEEGDVSSTDKRDRATPIKTPRTKKARRLTEPPARTSETEVLIKYGNEERKFMCQEDVAGVIENLAKRNFQRAAHLISANKDLMEEVKSAVLQVIDGECQNLCSRKNNFMLWRSEATDLVDFSFKALHDDLKRLSPFLLGIISTIAKDSAPHICTAASVALRGRCPGLSALSYYVDMVLMYGGAKKSAFTRLAKLGISTVHQSAVTKQKKMAKLCNLPVSSLKRDLEDFFISESQVPVLTEDQSNIGDARDFTFTTFSDDEMASLSVAPLPQSPLPQTYSIIFDNLDFFIHTHHQSAKNTNKSIHWIHHMCVVDRVPSLHLDNKKPEYCLSDYNLSKSLPGPDTQAHMRREFVILGSRLLTNYLDAFKPLASVVVNHIPHQYSEEMAKPSTHYPLGLLFKNENQTSDLMDVLRHLQNEYAPRTPDGLEKVLVGGDRLTEANSRNIQLNVAEGETVEERLEGLFLKFEDWHAVKNLFEVCFTFTDLLAIILL